A region from the Wolbachia endosymbiont of Folsomia candida genome encodes:
- the hemA gene encoding 5-aminolevulinate synthase, with amino-acid sequence MVNYEEIFSNKINDIKSEGRYREFTHFASLPGKLPHIMDYERNREVIVWCSNNYLGMSQNENVIAAIQNSSVGAGGTRNISGTTKEVVELEKSLADLHKKQAALTFACGYLANQTTLSTLSSVIPNVVIFSDEKNHSSMIEGIKAGKRPKHIFGHNDVNHLEQLLNSIDKKTPKIIALESVYSMDGDIAPLKEICDLADQHNAITYLDEVHAVGMYGAHGGGIAEKEGLMDRITVIQGTLSKAFGVMGGYIASSKSLVDVIRSSAPGFIFTTAMSPVLAAAARASVEHLKSSNIEREKQRQVVKKVKESLRNAGMSFIPTDTHIIPIIIGDSELSKKASKLLFDEHGIYVQHINYPTVLKGTERFRITPTPYHTDEMIEHLTESLVKVFEKLSIPIASVQACLG; translated from the coding sequence TTGGTAAACTACGAAGAAATATTTTCAAACAAAATAAACGATATAAAAAGCGAAGGCCGTTACCGTGAGTTTACGCACTTCGCTTCTTTACCTGGAAAGCTTCCTCACATTATGGATTATGAAAGGAATAGGGAAGTAATCGTTTGGTGCAGTAATAACTACCTGGGAATGTCGCAGAATGAGAATGTCATTGCTGCTATTCAAAACTCATCAGTTGGTGCAGGTGGAACAAGAAATATATCTGGTACAACAAAAGAAGTTGTAGAGTTGGAAAAATCTTTAGCTGACCTGCACAAAAAGCAAGCTGCTTTAACTTTTGCTTGTGGCTACCTTGCTAATCAGACGACGCTCAGCACTTTATCATCGGTTATCCCCAATGTTGTGATTTTTTCGGACGAGAAAAATCATTCTTCGATGATAGAAGGGATAAAGGCGGGAAAAAGACCAAAACATATATTTGGGCACAATGATGTTAATCATCTAGAGCAGTTGCTCAATTCTATAGATAAAAAGACACCAAAAATAATAGCTCTTGAGTCCGTATATTCAATGGATGGTGATATAGCTCCACTTAAAGAAATATGTGATCTTGCTGATCAACATAATGCAATTACTTATTTGGATGAAGTGCATGCTGTTGGAATGTATGGTGCACATGGTGGTGGAATCGCAGAAAAAGAAGGTTTGATGGATAGAATAACAGTTATTCAAGGAACGTTATCGAAAGCTTTTGGAGTTATGGGAGGGTATATAGCATCATCAAAAAGTCTGGTTGATGTGATCAGAAGTTCCGCTCCTGGGTTTATTTTCACTACCGCTATGTCACCGGTTCTTGCAGCGGCAGCAAGGGCAAGCGTTGAACACCTAAAATCGAGTAATATTGAAAGGGAAAAACAAAGGCAAGTAGTAAAAAAGGTAAAAGAATCATTAAGAAATGCAGGAATGAGCTTCATACCTACAGATACTCATATAATTCCAATAATAATTGGTGATTCAGAATTATCCAAAAAAGCATCAAAATTATTGTTTGATGAGCATGGAATATATGTGCAGCATATAAACTACCCTACAGTGCTAAAGGGAACTGAGCGTTTTCGCATTACACCAACACCTTACCATACTGATGAAATGATAGAACATTTGACAGAGTCTTTAGTAAAAGTTTTTGAAAAATTATCCATTCCTATAGCCTCTGTGCAGGCTTGCTTAGGGTAA
- the fabZ gene encoding 3-hydroxyacyl-ACP dehydratase FabZ produces the protein MVQLNIGDIIKILPHSYPLLLVDRVIECDPGKSIKALKNVTFNEPFFTGHFPGNPIMPGVLIIESLAQASAICVLSEGHQDMIENTVVYFMSIENAKFRKPVTPGDTLILQSNIKSTRLNACKFECIAYVGGEKVAEATILATVRNAK, from the coding sequence ATGGTCCAACTCAATATTGGTGATATAATAAAAATATTACCACATTCTTATCCATTGCTCTTGGTAGACAGAGTTATAGAATGCGATCCTGGTAAAAGCATAAAAGCACTTAAAAATGTGACATTCAATGAACCATTTTTTACTGGTCATTTTCCTGGCAATCCTATAATGCCTGGAGTGTTGATCATTGAGTCTCTAGCTCAGGCATCTGCTATATGCGTGCTTAGTGAAGGACATCAGGATATGATAGAAAATACAGTAGTTTACTTTATGTCTATTGAAAATGCGAAATTCAGAAAGCCTGTTACTCCAGGAGATACATTGATTCTTCAATCTAACATTAAAAGTACACGCCTCAACGCATGTAAATTCGAGTGCATCGCATATGTGGGTGGAGAAAAGGTTGCAGAAGCAACAATTTTAGCTACAGTACGAAATGCAAAGTAG
- a CDS encoding OmpH family outer membrane protein, with protein MKHIQLFISVIALVVSLFVGYKFVNYQPQGTFHTKAAIVDSDEVINKSLALQSVQQQIRDRNSALQQEFEKELDKFKPSKEEFDLLSEAAKEEKTEQFNKRAVKARDDYAKKMSDLEESYRDAVDSIFNKIKEVAKKTAEKNEINLVLFVSKKNQVLYSTGEVDLSVMVLNNINKEIPEFAIMVAK; from the coding sequence ATGAAACATATACAGTTATTTATATCGGTTATTGCCTTAGTTGTTTCCTTATTTGTGGGATATAAGTTTGTAAACTATCAACCCCAGGGTACATTCCACACAAAAGCTGCCATTGTTGATAGTGATGAGGTTATTAATAAATCTCTTGCTTTACAAAGTGTACAACAGCAGATAAGAGACAGAAATTCTGCATTACAACAAGAATTTGAAAAAGAGTTAGACAAATTTAAACCATCAAAAGAAGAATTTGACCTTTTATCAGAAGCTGCTAAAGAAGAAAAGACAGAGCAATTTAACAAACGCGCTGTAAAAGCTAGAGATGATTATGCTAAAAAAATGTCAGATTTGGAAGAAAGTTATAGAGATGCAGTAGATAGCATTTTTAATAAAATAAAAGAAGTGGCGAAGAAAACTGCAGAAAAAAACGAAATAAATTTGGTATTATTTGTTTCAAAGAAAAATCAAGTTTTATACTCTACAGGTGAAGTTGATTTATCAGTTATGGTCTTAAACAATATCAATAAAGAAATACCAGAATTTGCTATTATGGTTGCAAAATAA
- the bamA gene encoding outer membrane protein assembly factor BamA codes for MKKLFYILVVIFLSFPAMLLALDGKEKGQIKDLRYIGNERVSNQTIGFYIKLKPGDYVDNDDIDSVIKDLYKTKLFASVNAYIDDEKNLVVEIQENPLINRVMVKGNKLFNSKELLNNVIQSKSLTIFTETKLQSDLMNLAATYRNNGKVGVKIEYVLDKLDSNRINLIFKIQEGKTSRIKDIRFIGNKNFSRSELEKAIKVHNNDIFSKLFSAIFKNSNNYSPQHLLINTELLDRFYSSKGYIQNTIQPIVEVDNNNQIELTFLIDEGQQYLFGTNEITIEAEIQDVSLKEEILKFTTEENNKIFNRVKINNTVEKISKYLNEKGYIFAKVNPEYAQRDNVVHITYKVLPGKKIYINQITIDGNDRTLDRVIRSKLNVAEGDAYNISKIQKSRRKLVSTDFFESVKINSYPINDNTVNLDLNVKEKRTGSLSLAGGMSFPGGAFIKTDMKEHNLLGTGKELSFALEKNEHSFLTDIEIVENNFNDSDTSLGGSVFYNTDTRPNSSFDSCDMGFSTKLSYKVIENLTNSIRYSYKYNHIHLDKDKEISPIIRDQEGENTISSVGYTLAYNKLDNLYAPKEGYLLRLSQDISGLGGNVNFIKSEFLSFYINPILTKIDDDITLRFKMAAGYIFSYTDNPLNIGQHFFKGGNEIRGFDLSGIGPRDEKKHSLGGKAYFNLTQQVDFPLPKLYDYSGIKGSLFVDYGTLFGLDYEKDKYMDSKLIRVSPGFGFSMPSPFGKLRLDFGFPLVKESYDVIPSPNFKFSIEAGI; via the coding sequence ATGAAAAAGCTATTTTATATATTAGTGGTAATTTTTCTTTCTTTTCCTGCCATGCTTCTCGCTTTGGATGGCAAGGAAAAAGGACAGATAAAAGATCTCAGGTATATTGGTAATGAGCGTGTAAGTAATCAGACGATAGGTTTTTATATAAAACTAAAACCTGGTGATTATGTAGACAACGATGATATAGACTCAGTTATAAAAGATCTATATAAAACAAAGTTATTTGCTAGCGTTAACGCTTATATCGATGATGAAAAAAATTTAGTAGTAGAGATTCAAGAAAATCCATTGATTAATAGGGTAATGGTAAAGGGTAACAAGTTATTTAACAGCAAAGAGCTGCTAAATAATGTTATTCAGTCAAAATCGCTAACTATTTTTACTGAAACAAAATTGCAAAGTGATTTAATGAATTTAGCCGCAACTTATAGAAATAATGGAAAAGTTGGCGTTAAAATTGAGTATGTGCTGGACAAGCTCGATAGTAATAGGATCAATCTAATTTTTAAAATACAAGAAGGTAAAACATCTAGAATTAAGGATATAAGATTTATAGGAAATAAAAATTTTTCTAGAAGCGAGCTAGAGAAAGCTATTAAAGTACACAATAATGATATATTTAGTAAGTTATTTAGTGCCATTTTTAAAAATTCGAATAATTACTCGCCACAACATTTATTGATAAACACAGAATTGCTCGACCGTTTTTATTCATCCAAGGGATATATTCAAAATACCATCCAGCCAATCGTTGAAGTTGATAATAACAATCAAATAGAGCTAACTTTTTTGATTGATGAAGGACAGCAGTATTTATTTGGAACTAATGAAATTACTATTGAAGCAGAAATTCAAGATGTAAGTTTAAAAGAAGAAATATTGAAATTTACAACAGAAGAAAACAATAAAATATTCAATAGAGTTAAAATTAATAATACAGTAGAAAAAATAAGTAAATATTTGAATGAGAAAGGATATATATTTGCAAAAGTTAATCCAGAATATGCACAGCGTGACAATGTTGTGCATATAACTTACAAAGTATTGCCAGGTAAAAAGATTTACATAAACCAAATTACAATTGATGGCAATGATCGCACTTTAGATAGAGTGATCCGAAGTAAATTAAATGTAGCAGAAGGCGATGCATACAATATATCTAAAATTCAAAAATCACGCAGAAAATTGGTCAGTACTGATTTTTTTGAATCAGTAAAAATAAACAGTTACCCAATCAACGATAATACGGTGAACCTTGATTTAAATGTAAAAGAAAAAAGAACTGGTTCATTATCTTTGGCAGGGGGTATGTCTTTCCCTGGTGGAGCATTTATTAAAACTGATATGAAGGAGCATAATTTACTTGGTACTGGTAAAGAACTTTCTTTTGCCCTTGAAAAGAATGAGCACTCATTTTTAACTGACATAGAGATTGTTGAAAATAACTTTAATGATTCTGATACATCACTTGGTGGCAGTGTATTTTACAATACAGATACCAGGCCTAATAGCAGCTTTGACAGTTGTGACATGGGATTTTCAACAAAGTTATCGTATAAAGTTATAGAAAACCTAACTAATTCGATTCGTTATTCTTATAAGTATAACCACATACACCTTGATAAAGATAAAGAGATATCACCTATAATAAGAGATCAAGAGGGTGAAAATACAATTTCGTCAGTAGGCTATACACTCGCGTATAATAAATTAGATAACCTATATGCTCCAAAAGAAGGATATTTATTGCGCCTAAGTCAAGATATCTCGGGACTCGGAGGAAATGTAAATTTCATAAAATCCGAATTCTTGTCTTTTTATATAAATCCTATATTAACTAAAATTGATGATGACATAACACTGCGCTTTAAAATGGCAGCAGGTTATATTTTTTCTTACACCGATAATCCACTCAATATTGGCCAGCACTTTTTTAAAGGTGGTAATGAAATTAGAGGATTTGACCTCTCCGGTATCGGTCCAAGGGATGAAAAAAAACACTCATTAGGAGGCAAAGCTTACTTTAATTTAACACAGCAAGTAGATTTTCCATTACCAAAATTATATGATTACTCTGGTATTAAAGGCTCATTATTTGTTGATTATGGAACGCTTTTTGGTTTAGACTATGAAAAGGATAAATATATGGATAGTAAGCTTATAAGGGTTTCACCAGGTTTTGGTTTCTCAATGCCATCTCCATTTGGAAAACTTAGATTAGATTTTGGATTTCCTTTAGTTAAGGAATCTTACGACGTGATACCATCACCAAATTTTAAATTTTCTATTGAAGCGGGGATTTGA
- the rseP gene encoding RIP metalloprotease RseP codes for MELISSFIHQLGDGIYYFLSFSLIIAVIVFVHEYGHYIVAKACKVKVESFSIGFGPEIFAFNDKSGTRWKLSIFPLGGYVKMLGDTNAASVPGDQEKLTDEERLYSFHTKPRYQKAAVVFAGPFANILFTIIAFTIFFSIAGYYHTPPIIGNVVEGSAAKQAGLLPGDTITRINEYKIKYFEDISRVIISNPKTKMEIEYIRNNQQHRTSLTPLMIEDKDAFGNKIDRETIGIGSVNMAGLKQSSFLGAVNLSVSETYYTMCLTVKAVFQMIVGKRSTSELGGPIKIAKYSGQSAKKGFTTFLYFMAIISANLAAFNLLPIPLLDGGHLFHYIIEAVIRRDLSLKYQKYAAAFGVSVLCLLMAIAMSNDIRTLF; via the coding sequence GTGGAGTTAATTTCAAGTTTCATTCATCAGCTTGGCGATGGGATATACTATTTTTTGTCATTTTCCTTAATAATTGCTGTTATAGTGTTTGTACATGAATATGGACATTATATTGTCGCTAAAGCATGCAAAGTTAAAGTTGAATCTTTTTCTATAGGCTTTGGTCCTGAAATTTTTGCTTTCAATGATAAGTCTGGCACTAGATGGAAATTGAGTATTTTCCCACTTGGTGGCTATGTTAAAATGCTGGGTGATACCAATGCAGCAAGCGTTCCAGGTGATCAGGAAAAATTGACTGACGAAGAAAGGTTATATTCATTTCATACAAAGCCGCGGTATCAAAAAGCAGCAGTAGTTTTTGCAGGCCCTTTTGCAAATATACTATTTACTATTATCGCTTTTACAATATTTTTCAGCATTGCAGGCTATTATCACACTCCACCGATTATCGGAAATGTAGTAGAAGGCAGCGCAGCTAAACAAGCTGGTTTGTTACCAGGGGATACTATCACACGCATTAACGAATACAAAATAAAGTATTTTGAGGATATTTCACGCGTGATCATATCGAACCCTAAGACAAAAATGGAAATTGAGTATATTAGAAATAATCAGCAGCACAGGACTAGTCTCACTCCGTTAATGATAGAGGATAAGGACGCTTTTGGCAACAAAATAGACAGAGAAACGATAGGGATTGGTTCAGTTAATATGGCAGGACTCAAGCAGTCATCTTTTCTTGGAGCTGTAAATTTATCAGTAAGCGAAACTTACTACACTATGTGTTTAACAGTTAAAGCTGTTTTTCAAATGATCGTTGGTAAGAGGAGCACAAGTGAATTAGGTGGGCCAATAAAAATTGCAAAATATTCAGGTCAATCAGCTAAGAAGGGGTTCACTACGTTTTTGTATTTCATGGCAATTATTTCAGCTAACTTAGCAGCTTTTAATTTGCTGCCAATTCCACTGTTGGACGGTGGACATTTATTTCACTATATTATAGAAGCAGTTATACGCAGGGATTTAAGTTTAAAATATCAAAAATATGCCGCTGCTTTTGGTGTTTCAGTGTTGTGTTTGCTTATGGCAATTGCAATGTCAAATGATATTAGGACTCTTTTTTAA
- a CDS encoding succinate dehydrogenase assembly factor 2, which produces MTDISLLKRKLMYRSWHRGCKETDILLGYFALAHLGKFSTDELIEYEKIVDLDDHELYCYITGKKSLPLHLNSEMINLIICFTQTQAKKLHD; this is translated from the coding sequence ATGACTGATATCTCACTACTGAAAAGAAAATTGATGTATAGAAGCTGGCATAGAGGCTGCAAGGAAACTGATATACTTTTAGGGTATTTTGCATTAGCACACCTTGGAAAATTCTCCACGGATGAGTTAATTGAATATGAAAAGATAGTTGATCTTGATGATCACGAGTTATATTGTTATATAACAGGCAAAAAAAGCCTACCTTTGCACTTAAATAGCGAGATGATTAACTTAATTATTTGTTTTACTCAGACACAGGCAAAAAAATTACACGATTAA
- a CDS encoding cell division protein ZapA produces the protein MQVVEIVICNNKYKISCESEKKDHLLRLAGNFDKLVSSISQKTGSKGSEALNFLLAALTLEDKILELTGQLGEINQEREKYRNEKKTKYTKVLNRVNKIITNLEYTKD, from the coding sequence ATGCAAGTAGTAGAAATAGTTATATGTAATAATAAATACAAAATATCTTGCGAAAGTGAGAAAAAGGACCATTTATTACGTCTAGCTGGCAACTTTGATAAGCTAGTTAGCTCTATATCTCAAAAAACTGGCAGTAAAGGTTCCGAAGCACTAAACTTCTTACTTGCAGCACTAACTCTTGAAGATAAAATTTTAGAATTAACAGGACAATTGGGCGAAATAAATCAAGAGCGTGAAAAATACAGAAACGAGAAAAAGACGAAGTATACCAAAGTATTAAATAGAGTAAACAAGATTATAACTAACCTTGAGTACACAAAGGATTAG
- a CDS encoding HU family DNA-binding protein, translating into MATKSDIIAKVAKKHPFLDKMVISTIVDRFFKIFLDTLKHHNRVEIRGFGSFSIRSYNLKKLDYPTSPKFRKNQYFKPYFRSSEKLSNLINE; encoded by the coding sequence ATGGCAACAAAATCTGATATAATAGCGAAGGTAGCAAAAAAGCATCCTTTTTTGGATAAGATGGTCATATCAACTATAGTTGATAGGTTCTTTAAAATATTTTTGGACACATTAAAACACCACAATAGAGTTGAAATCAGGGGATTTGGTTCTTTTTCAATTAGAAGCTATAACTTAAAAAAATTAGATTATCCAACATCACCCAAGTTTAGAAAAAATCAGTACTTTAAACCCTATTTTCGTAGCAGTGAAAAATTATCTAATTTGATAAATGAATAA
- a CDS encoding 30S ribosomal protein S1 produces the protein MNNNPSINLPIAIKKLSSNKFIEDICQGQFEDQNDILFEDSFVSKIKEGDVIDGMITRINPNDIVVDIGLKSDGRILLKELGTNDEIAVGSKIKVYVERIEDYHGNVVLSREKAIRDEKWNELEDGAVTKTEVSGVIKRSIKCGFIVDLSDGISAFLPLSHVDLKQVKDAKHLVDTEQKFIVLKMDKKQGNIVVSRKLVLEKSHAGEKTKFLESLNEGDVIEGKIKSITHYGVFVGIHESDVVGVIDGLLHITDISWSRVSHPSAVFTCGQAIKVKIIKIDKENAKVSLGVKQLEDNPWQDAESKHPIDSVHKGHVTSIEDYGLFVELKPGIEGLVHSSEITWVKSNLPVSSLVTRGQEVHVKILSVDVAKNRMSLSMKRCVDNPWQMFVNKYPAGSIVPGEVKNNTGSYISVAFNDSEIDENVEGLIYAKDLSWSESSADEIKNYNVGDKIEAKVIRANVNRTRIYLGIKQIDHDPLDNLIKKTKVGDTIQVTVSKREDSGLVVEAENDVTLFIDQENLPENKKFSISDKIEAEVLGVEEYNIILSAK, from the coding sequence ATGAATAATAATCCGTCTATAAATCTACCGATTGCTATTAAGAAATTATCATCAAATAAGTTTATAGAAGATATATGCCAAGGCCAGTTTGAAGATCAAAATGATATCTTATTTGAAGATTCTTTCGTTAGTAAAATTAAAGAAGGAGATGTCATAGATGGTATGATTACTAGAATAAATCCTAATGACATTGTGGTGGATATTGGTTTAAAATCTGATGGAAGAATTTTGCTTAAGGAGCTTGGCACTAATGATGAGATAGCTGTTGGCTCTAAAATTAAAGTATATGTAGAAAGAATTGAAGATTACCACGGTAATGTTGTTCTGAGCCGTGAAAAAGCAATTAGGGATGAAAAATGGAATGAATTGGAGGATGGTGCAGTTACAAAAACTGAAGTCAGTGGAGTTATTAAACGCTCAATTAAATGTGGATTTATTGTTGATCTTAGTGATGGAATAAGCGCTTTTTTACCACTCAGTCATGTGGATTTAAAACAAGTAAAAGATGCTAAGCACCTTGTTGATACTGAGCAAAAGTTCATTGTACTTAAGATGGATAAAAAGCAGGGTAACATTGTAGTATCAAGAAAATTGGTGCTAGAGAAATCACATGCTGGTGAAAAAACTAAGTTCTTAGAATCTTTAAACGAGGGTGACGTAATAGAAGGAAAAATAAAAAGCATCACTCATTATGGTGTCTTCGTCGGTATTCACGAATCGGATGTAGTTGGGGTAATAGATGGTTTGCTTCATATTACAGATATATCTTGGAGCAGGGTAAGCCACCCATCTGCAGTTTTTACTTGTGGCCAGGCTATAAAAGTTAAAATCATAAAAATAGATAAGGAAAATGCAAAAGTTTCCTTAGGTGTAAAGCAGTTAGAAGATAATCCTTGGCAAGATGCGGAGTCAAAGCATCCGATTGATAGTGTACATAAAGGCCACGTAACAAGTATAGAAGATTATGGGTTATTTGTTGAGCTTAAACCTGGAATTGAAGGTTTAGTGCACTCATCTGAAATAACTTGGGTTAAGAGTAATTTACCAGTAAGTAGCCTTGTAACTAGGGGACAGGAAGTACATGTAAAAATTCTTAGTGTTGATGTTGCTAAGAATAGAATGAGCTTAAGTATGAAAAGGTGTGTAGATAACCCTTGGCAGATGTTTGTTAATAAATACCCTGCTGGTTCTATCGTTCCTGGTGAAGTCAAGAATAATACTGGATCATATATATCTGTCGCTTTCAATGATTCTGAAATAGATGAAAATGTGGAAGGGTTGATATATGCAAAAGATTTAAGTTGGTCTGAAAGCAGTGCAGATGAGATAAAAAACTATAATGTAGGCGATAAAATAGAAGCGAAAGTGATAAGAGCTAATGTGAATCGAACAAGGATTTATCTTGGCATAAAGCAAATAGACCATGATCCTCTTGATAATCTAATAAAAAAGACTAAAGTAGGTGATACAATACAGGTTACTGTAAGTAAGAGAGAAGATAGTGGCTTAGTCGTTGAAGCTGAAAACGATGTAACTCTTTTTATCGATCAAGAAAATTTACCAGAGAATAAAAAGTTTTCTATATCAGATAAAATAGAAGCTGAAGTATTGGGTGTTGAAGAATATAACATAATATTATCTGCTAAATAA
- the trmB gene encoding tRNA (guanosine(46)-N7)-methyltransferase TrmB, with protein MLCKWIRSFSRRSRLKPDVDETLKQYSIQNNKDSIENVVSSQKRIWIEIGFGSGENMLYQALNGTDLLFIGCEPYLKGVSKLLVNIEKHSIKNILIWTEDARELIANFPDNSVEKFFILFPDPWPKRSHNKRRLINAEFLSLLAKKMLITGEILIATDHPDYAEWIASHIKQCGFLNYRENDFSNCPFTKYHKKALKCERKVRFFTVSIPSKHSTVT; from the coding sequence ATGCTATGCAAGTGGATTAGGTCATTTTCCAGAAGATCAAGATTAAAACCGGATGTCGATGAAACATTGAAACAGTACTCTATTCAAAATAATAAGGACTCTATAGAGAACGTTGTGAGCTCACAAAAAAGGATATGGATAGAGATAGGCTTTGGTAGCGGTGAAAACATGCTATATCAGGCACTGAACGGAACTGACCTGTTATTTATAGGATGCGAACCCTATTTAAAAGGGGTTTCTAAATTACTAGTTAACATAGAAAAACACAGTATAAAAAATATCTTAATATGGACAGAAGATGCAAGAGAGCTGATTGCCAATTTTCCTGATAATAGTGTTGAAAAATTTTTTATTCTCTTTCCAGATCCATGGCCGAAGCGAAGCCATAATAAAAGACGGTTAATTAACGCAGAATTTTTAAGTTTATTAGCAAAAAAGATGCTTATAACAGGGGAAATATTAATTGCAACAGACCACCCAGATTATGCAGAGTGGATAGCATCACACATAAAGCAGTGTGGCTTTTTAAACTATAGAGAAAATGATTTTTCAAACTGTCCTTTTACAAAATACCATAAAAAAGCACTAAAATGCGAACGTAAAGTAAGGTTCTTTACAGTAAGCATTCCATCAAAACACAGCACGGTCACTTAA
- a CDS encoding TerC family protein codes for MLADAWTLLILTLLETILGIDNLIFISLAIDKVPKLLRERVRFIGLGLALLMRFIILFFTSNILSMQKPIFQASSLNISAKDLLMIAGGLFLIIKSSMELWNDIFLHTQIKKNTDTKSQFFLVLLQIILIDLVFSVDSILTAIALTHNMVIIATAFTFSILAMLFLSSYTGKLIKSNPGLKVIAILFILLVGVYLILDGFHVELPKEYLYSSFIFALLVEVISTIKKNLMHKCN; via the coding sequence ATGTTAGCTGATGCTTGGACTTTACTGATACTTACGCTACTTGAGACTATACTTGGTATAGATAATTTAATCTTTATCTCTTTAGCAATAGACAAGGTGCCAAAGCTACTCAGAGAAAGAGTGCGGTTTATTGGCCTTGGATTAGCACTATTAATGCGTTTTATAATATTATTTTTCACATCAAATATATTATCAATGCAAAAACCTATATTTCAGGCTTCATCGCTTAATATCTCAGCAAAGGACTTGCTTATGATTGCAGGTGGATTGTTTCTTATTATTAAGAGCTCTATGGAATTGTGGAACGACATTTTTTTACATACGCAAATCAAAAAAAATACAGACACTAAATCCCAATTTTTTTTGGTTTTACTACAAATTATCTTGATAGATTTAGTTTTTTCAGTTGATTCAATATTAACTGCTATAGCGTTGACGCATAACATGGTAATCATTGCTACAGCGTTCACATTTTCCATATTAGCAATGCTGTTTTTATCAAGCTATACTGGTAAATTAATCAAATCTAATCCTGGCTTAAAGGTAATTGCCATTTTATTTATTTTACTCGTTGGTGTATATCTCATACTTGATGGATTTCATGTGGAATTACCAAAAGAATATTTATATTCTTCGTTTATCTTTGCATTGCTTGTAGAAGTAATAAGTACCATAAAGAAAAATTTAATGCATAAATGTAACTAA
- the trxA gene encoding thioredoxin yields the protein MDDSVKSVDDKNFKSEVADYKGFVLVDFWAEWCRPCKSLMPYIEQLAKDKKDKIKICKFNIDDGTDIPGKYKILSIPTLIIFQDGEEIARKVGAVSDLPSWVDSEIS from the coding sequence ATGGATGATAGCGTTAAATCAGTAGATGATAAAAACTTCAAATCTGAGGTTGCTGATTATAAGGGATTTGTATTAGTAGATTTTTGGGCAGAATGGTGTAGACCATGTAAAAGTTTAATGCCATATATTGAACAATTGGCTAAAGATAAGAAAGACAAGATTAAGATCTGCAAATTTAACATAGATGATGGAACTGATATTCCAGGCAAATATAAAATTCTATCTATACCAACTTTAATTATTTTTCAAGACGGTGAAGAAATTGCAAGAAAGGTGGGAGCAGTTAGTGATTTACCAAGTTGGGTTGATAGCGAAATAAGCTAA